The following coding sequences lie in one Apium graveolens cultivar Ventura chromosome 1, ASM990537v1, whole genome shotgun sequence genomic window:
- the LOC141670772 gene encoding uncharacterized protein LOC141670772, translating to MIFRFIVLFSLFLTTSDISVYAFPGNETDQHALLSFKDSVKADPFGALDSWDTSIHFCHWNGVICSTRRQRVTSLNLSSQSLVGTLSPHIGNLSFLRKIYIHENEFHGSIPNEIGRLFRLRHLSLTSNYFQGEFPTNLSQCVDIRNILVMRNNLEGKLPTEFAYWPKLYSFNLANNNFTGSIPSSIGNISSLHFLRLSNNNLEGLIPLQVAHHTNLEYLDMTENSLSGMFPLPLYNLSSLSYLLLTRNKLEGSLPANLGYTLPKLQRFYIGMNRFSGRLPPSIANASQLAGLDILVNSITGPIPKNLGSLSKLDCLNLGFNPLGDSMPPNDLSFFNSLVNCTLLDTLTFANSGLKGEFPKIIVNLSSTMDRLSLYGNHIYGSIPPEIGKLVNLTTLSLGNNLLTGTIPESVGELAKIGSLTFSKNNISGVIPTSISNMTRLVELYLQDNMLQGVVPTELFKVSSLQRLSLANNRLGSVIPEEIVLSSKYIYLNLSRNQFNGSLPSNIGNLNQLVQLDVSYNKLTGDIPNTLDGCVMLEELHMEGNLLQGNITSSLRLLKSLRVLDLSSNNISGNIPRFFEKLHLIEFLNLSHNKLGGEVPGEGLFSNVSAFSVVGNLELCGGIQALHLHACPVKVSRNKKKEFSLRLLLILVLVPLGILFACLAFICYRRRNSKNLNDPDPVLHDSQYLKLSYQDLLLATNKFSPNNLLGEGRYGSVYRGVLESVDQLVAVKVLNVEVRGADKSFLAECETLRNIRHRNLIKIITTCSSSDLKGNEFKALVLEFMTNGSLDNWLHPSPHLQGKKRNLTLLQRINISIDIAMGVDYLHHHTHAGIVHCDLKPSNILLDENFVARIGDFGLARFCFAATTGDINQANSSSTGVRGTVGYVPPEYGLCGEISREGDVYSYGILLLEMFSGKKPTESSISIDGGSNLHDYVRAALPERVMDIVDPRIVLDQEEDGLAGNQSYSRATLELCLTSIFEVGIFCSEETPKKRIDISFAIKQLQAARDKLLQCKQLSESGDLLQ from the exons ATGATTTTCCGATTCATAGTTCTCTTTTCTCTGTTTTTAACAACATCAGATATATCTGTATATGCATTCCCAGGCAATGAAACTGATCAACACGCGTTGCTTTCTTTTAAGGATTCAGTAAAAGCTGACCCATTTGGTGCACTAGACTCATGGGACACTTCCATCCACTTCTGTCACTGGAATGGCGTTATATGCAGTACCAGACGGCAGAGGGTGACATCACTCAACCTCAGCTCGCAAAGCTTGGTGGGAACATTGTCACCTCACATCGGAAATCTCTCATTTCTCAGAAAAATTTACATCCATGAGAACGAGTTTCATGGCTCAATCCCAAATGAAATTGGTCGACTCTTTCGCCTACGACATCTTTCTCTGACGAGCAATTATTTTCAAGGTGAATTTCCTACCAATTTAAGTCAATGTGTAGATATCAGAAACATCCTTGTAATGCGTAACAATCTAGAAGGAAAACTACCTACTGAGTTTGCTTATTGGCCTAAGCTTTATAGCTTTAATCTTGCCAACAACAACTTTACTGGATCAATTCCATCTTCAATAGGGAACATATCATCTCTTCATTTTCTTCGTCTAAGCAATAACAATCTAGAAGGACTTATTCCTCTGCAAGTTGCTCATCATACAAACTTAGAGTATCTGGACATGACAGAAAACAGTTTGTCGGGTATGTTTCCCCTACCACTTTACAACTTGTCATCCCTCTCTTATTTGCTTCTAACCCGTAACAAGCTAGAGGGATCACTTCCAGCAAATCTGGGCTATACTCTTCCTAAGCTGCAACGGTTTTACATTGGAATGAACAGATTTTCTGGCCGTCTTCCACCATCAATAGCTAATGCATCCCAACTCGCTGGTCTGGACATCCTAGTAAACAGTATCACCGGGCCTATACCAAAAAATTTGGGTAGCCTTTCTAAGCTTGATTGTTTAAATTTGGGCTTTAATCCACTTGGAGACAGTATGCCGCCAAATGACTTGAGTTTCTTTAATTCTCTGGTCAATTGTACTCTTCTAGACACTTTGACATTTGCAAATAGTGGTTTAAAAGGGGAGTTCCCAAAGATCATTGTGAATCTCTCCAGCACAATGGACCGCCTGTCTCTGTACGGAAACCACATATATGGAAGCATACCTCCTGAAATTGGAAAACTTGTGAACCTCACAACACTTTCATTGGGCAACAACTTATTAACGGGGACCATCCCAGAATCAGTTGGAGAGCTGGCCAAAATAGGAAGCCTAACATTCAGCAAAAACAACATTTCAGGAGTAATCCCAACATCCATTAGCAACATGACTCGATTAGTTGAACTCTATTTACAAGATAATATGCTCCAAGGAGTCGTACCTACTGAATTGTTTAAGGTCTCATCTTTACAGAGATTGTCCCTTGCTAACAACAGGCTTGGAAGTGTAATACCTGAGGAAATTGTGTTGTCTTCCAAATACATTTATCTTAATCTGTCCCGAAATCAATTCAATGGGTCACTTCCATCCAACATTGGCAATTTGAACCAATTGGTTCAACTAGATGTTTCGTACAACAAACTAACAGGAGATATACCCAATACTCTGGATGGATGTGTGATGTTGGAGGAGCTACATATGGAAGGAAATCTTTTGCAAGGTAATATTACATCTTCTTTGAGATTGCTCAAAAGTCTTCGAGTTCTAGATCTCTCAAGTAATAACATATCTGGGAATATTCCAAGATTTTTTGAAAAGTTACATTTAATTGAATTCCTTAATCTTTCTCACAACAAACTTGGAGGTGAAGTTCCTGGAGAAGGTTTGTTCTCAAACGTTAGTGCTTTTTCAGTCGTCGGAAATTTGGAGCTCTGTGGAGGTATACAAGCATTGCATTTGCATGCTTGTCCTGTAAAAGTCTCGAGGAATAAGAAAAAAGAATTTTCCCTGAGATTATTACTAATCCTAGTTCTTGTACCCCTTGGTATCTTGTTTGCATGTCTTGCCTTTATTTGTTATCGACGTCGAAACTCCAAAAATTTGAATGACCCTGACCCAGTATTGCACGACAGCCAATATCTCAAACTCTCATACCAAGATCTTCTTCTAGCTACAAATAAGTTTTCCCCAAACAATTTGCTAGGTGAAGGAAGATATGGTTCAGTTTACAGAGGAGTTCTTGAATCAGTGGACCAGTTAGTTGCTGTGAAGGTACTAAACGTTGAAGTACGTGGAGCTGACAAGAGTTTTTTGGCAGAATGTGAAACGTTGAGGAATATTCGTCATCGAAATCTTATAAAGATCATAACTACATGCTCTAGCAGTGACTTAAAGGGCAATGAGTTCAAGGCATTGGTTTTGGAGTTCATGACAAATGGGAGTTTGGACAACTGGTTGCATCCAAGTCCTCACCTTCAGGGAAAAAAAAGAAACTTAACTCTGCTGCAAAGAATAAATATTTCTATTGATATTGCAATGGGAGTCGATTACCTACATCACCACACCCATGCAGGTATCGTTCATTGCGATTTAAAGCCAAGTAATATACTTCTGGATGAGAATTTTGTTGCTCGTATTGGTGATTTTGGTTTAGCGAGGTTCTGCTTCGCTGCTACGACAGGTGACATCAATCAAGCAAATTCAAGTTCAACTGGTGTTCGTGGAACAGTTGGATATGTTCCTCCAG AGTATGGATTGTGTGGGGAGATATCTAGAGAGGGGGATGTGTATAGCTACGGAATTCTTCTACTAGAAATGTTCTCAGGAAAGAAGCCTACCGAAAGCAGCATATCAATTGACGGCGGTAGTAATCTTCACGACTATGTGAGGGCGGCACTCCCAGAAAGAGTGATGGACATTGTTGACCCACGGATTGTACTTGATCAAGAAGAAGATGGCTTGGCCGGAAATCAATCATACAGCAGGGCTACCTTGGAGTTATGCCTGACATCAATATTTGAAGTGGGGATATTTTGTTCCGAAGAGACACCGAAAAAACGCATTGACATCAGTTTTGCTATCAAGCAGTTACAAGCAGCAAGAGACAAACTTCTGCAGTGCAAACAGCTGAGTGAGAGTGGCGATCTCCTACAATGA